Part of the Henckelia pumila isolate YLH828 chromosome 2, ASM3356847v2, whole genome shotgun sequence genome is shown below.
ATTTTTTCCCATTCTGGCAAATGCAAGCAAAGGACTCGTTCACACCAGAGAACCCACAGAACCCTCCACTATCCTCACAATTCTTGCATCCATTGCTGAAATAAGAGTCATTGTACTGCAACAAAATCCCATATTGCCATTTCATTGGATCGCCCTCATCGCCTCCGAAGCCATATATCCCAGAATACGACGAACACTGGAGCTTAGGAAGATCCAGATCATTTCTGGAACCAAGAACAATCGTAGGATCATACACGCAGCAAGTGGATATAGGCGCATTTGGTTCGAGGCCAATCCCCGTTACCTCTTTGCACGAATACAACCCCTTGCACAGGTTCAAACCAGAACCTGTATTACAGAAATCCGTATTTTGATCAAAAACAGGAGAGGTACTTGAACATCCCATTAGAACAAATATGTTCTCTTCTGTTACGGTGAACGGACTGGCACGATCCAAGATGAAGCTTCCTGAGTTCTGCATAGAAGAACAAGTAGACATGAAAGGGTCGGATATGGTAAGGGTGTTACTCGAGTAGTCTATCGAGGATATCGAGTAAATGCCGGTGCCGGTAGAGAACTCGAGAGTCCCTGAACTGCTACACTTGATGTATCTGGCAAACGCAGGGTGTCCACAGCCAAAACTGGAACCAAAGGGGAAGTTCACAGAGATGTTGCCGCACTTATCTTGGCAAGTGCCATTCAGGGGGATGATACTGGGAATAGCATGTAGAGGGTACACGAAGACGATGAAGAGCAAGAGCAAATGAGCAATGAATGGCCATGATTTTGTGTAGAACAACATGAATAAACCAGAGTAACAGTATGCAAATGTTCACAAGTGCTACTACACTAGAGTAACAAATAAATAGATGGCATTTTAAAAAGGGAAAAGAATGCTGCTTTTGGTAAAGAGGAATAGTTTTTCAAATTTCTCAAAAGCAGAGCCTGAACATTATGGAATACAGCCAAGAACATAATGTTCGTGCTTCTAAAACCACATTTCTTGAAGCCAATACACATGGAGGGTAGACTTAAGGTAGACAATAGCACCGAATATGACGATTTGTTTACAAGAAAAACTTACTGGTTCCAAACAGTCAATGGATTAACTATTAATACATGTATTATAGTGAATAGTCCTTTATTGAAGTGGAGATTTATAGTATGGAATGACTCCTCAAAACATCACTTCAAAACAGAGATGAAGCCGATCTACTTGTTAACACAAACTGAAATCTTGGAATCACATGTACTTCTATCAAAGAATCATAACTAATAGGATTCAAAAAAGATCCCaaatcacaaatattttttgGCAAATAAATGAGTTCATAAGGCTCCTGTGAGCCACAATGACACCATAACCAACAGATCCCACTGTTCCAACAGGTTCATTTTCAAGCTTTTCAATCGAGTTTACTGAACCCTTTGATATTCTCATTTGGGAAAAAATTCCTTCACCGTTTCACTTCACTAACTACAAGTCCAACATCTAAATCAATCAGCTCGAGATAGTTGCTGAAACTGTTAAAAATCCACCTGACTCAACACATACATGAATCATATCATGAAGTAAACACATTTTCACTAAAAACTACAAACATACATATTAACCACAACAACTTTGAGAAGCCCGTATACAAACACCTAAACAATCCAAATTAAACCGGTCCGGCCTAAAACGGCATAACTCGATCATATTATGAGCAAACTTACGACTCCCACTGGCACTGAATGAAAACTGCTACAAAGCAATCATATGGCTCCCGTAGAAAACAGCCTAAATGCAGTAAAGCTAGGATTTATCCTTCAGATATCAACAAGAATACACGAAAAACTTGTTCCCAGACATGCTTTTCACCAATGCAAGAAATAGGCACACCAGTGCTGACAGTCTTCTTGGAGCCCAAAAGGGTATTTACATTTTGATATTGTAATCCAAAATGCTGATCTTTTAGATTTCAAAGTCACGGCTGAAAAGGGATATTGCTGGAGTTGATTTCAAGATGGAATTCTCTGGGGTTTTGTTGTGATTAGTTGGGGATCGAATCTCGATGGTTATTAGTTATTACGTGATCGGGTATGCAAAAATTGATGATCCGAGACGCGAATAAAGGGTTTGAAATTTCGGGTACTGGACAGAAATGACTTCTTGAAAGCAAACACGGACCTCCCCACCGTAGCTCTTTTCGCCTCCGCCTCCAAAGACGACGGAGCCGGCGGAGGTGAAAGGGTCGTAGTTTGGTTTTTTTGTACAAATATGATAACTTTACTAAACAACGCAAACAGCTGGAATAGCTCAGTTGGTTAGAGCGTGTGGCTGTTAACCACAAGGTCGGAGGTTCAAGCCCTCCTTCTAgcgattttatttttatttttatttttttattgacaCATAAATCCATAATTACTTATTTGTCTAAATTCCTtcacaaattttgaaaaaaaataattacataatacatttttttattgacaaataaatccaTAATTACTTATTTGTCGAAATTccttcacaaattttttttttaaaaaattacataatcacttatttttaaaatttataaacacTGTTTTGATAACTCACGAGTGCTGAAAgcgaaatattttaattatctagACATCATGGAAGCACCTCTAGGCAGAGGTCCTTCATTCATCTGGCGATTGCTAGTATGGAGTCGGACAATTTTAAGTAAGGCAATGTATTGGCGGGTTGGCAATGGCGCAAAGATCCAATCATTCAAGTATCGATGGGTGACTGGAATTCAAACCCCGCTTATTAATGAGGAATCCCATCATTTTGCCATAGGAGGAGCTGTTAAAGATCATGAAGGACGGTTGATGTTGGCCTTTGGACACCAGAGAGACCACCCTTTGACAGTTGTGCATGCGGAACTGACGGCCATATGCGAGGGACTACATATTGTTAACGACAGGGGAAtacaagtttatttattttccacAAATTCTCTTTTGACGGTGCAAACAGTCACGAGCTTGAACGATTATCTTAGCTACACTGGAGCCATAACAAATTCAATTCGTCATCTACTTGATTCGATCCGAAACATGAAGTTGTTCCATGTCTGTAGATCGGCAAATCTAGTAGCAGATTCTATCACTCATTTTGTTATTTCCTCCCCCTCTCTGTTTGTTTGGGAGctaggtatatatatatatccaaggGCGGCCCTGCCCATGGCAGCAGGGCCCATGCCCAGGGCCTTACATTGGGTGGGGccccaaattttttaaaaatattattatagataaatattataaatattatgtattaatgtagttcaattaattattattatattatagtagttattaaaaaaattgaaaaatatttatacatCGTCAACAATAAAGTTATCATCCAAATTAATATGTTCAATTTTCGCTTCATTCATCACCTCTCAATTTGGCGGCGTTCGTCGCCGACCATCACTTTTCACATTTTTGGCATTGATTTTTATAGCTTGATGTTCGACCAATTTTTTCTTGACCTTTATGTGCATTAAAATTTGACTTATGACTCgttcaatttatttttaatttaatgctatattttaatatttatagttaATTTCATGTCGTGGTTGAAAATTATGGATTGAAGGTACGGATTTTGAaacttaattttgaaaattgggacttttatttaatttatctttaATGGCTAAATTAACtgcttttaaattaaattagcaCTTAAATTGTGAGTTTTGATGGTTCAATGTGATTTTTTGGATACTTTCATAATTATATTCACAAAATATGAAGATAATTTCGTATAGTTcgattatatttgatttttttaaaatgagatTTGATATTTACATTCTATTTTGTGTTACCTACATTCTAATTCATGTGTAGAATGAAGTGCAAATTTATTTACAAATAAAGTGCAAATAACAAAAACTGAAGTgtaaatatcaattttttaaaaaaaataatataagaaACACTTAATTAAATCTTCGCCCCGGACCTCATTTTCCTTTGGACCACCCCTGCATATAtctctatatataaaaaaatattttccttaGACACCATCTTTTGTTTGTAAAAAATGCCCTTATGCTATATTTAGATTACTGTTATATATAGATGATATTTAGGTGATTGATTTAATTGTAATATTCTTTTTGCGTAATATTCTATCTACTCTATAAATAGAGATGTATAGTTGAAATAAGAACTAATTGATTACACTCATATTTTCTATATTGTATTTCTCTAGTCTTTGATTCTCTTCCTCCCTTTTCTCCACTAAATTTATAACGCGTTATCAGCACGAGTGCTCTCATCAaggtagaaaaaaaaatattatcatcATTGTATGAATGCTCTCGAAGAAGCACAATATTTAGATCTTATATTGATGCTTCTCGAAATcgcataaatttattttttatgttcatgattcCAGTTAATTATTGATGCTCCTGAAGAAGcatttcatttaattttatgttgatgttcttgatgtaacacaacatatttttatatttatacttGATAGATCTACGGAtacaatataataatttaatctATCAATATTCCCAAAGAATATTGATACACGAtataaaattgtcaatattGCTAGATGATTTAAGATCTGACAATATTCCTGAAGAATATTGACTTGATTGCATGATATATTAAGAGTGAATATTGTTTTTGTGTCTCATAGATAATTGTATAATATCGAGACAATTGATTCAgcagatatcaaaataaaattgagCCGTACACAAACTCAATTTCGCAAAAATATAGTATTGTATCAATCTCAATATGATAAAATAGATATCACAATAAACCAAGAGTTTATTGACATTGTAATTGACTGATATTGTAAACCTAAAGTTTATTATATAGTAAATAAAAGTTTGTTGATGTCATAAACTTAAATTTGGTATCCCAAACTAGAAGTTTAGATACCTGTAAAATTTATTGATACAAATACTTCACAGTTTGGcatatttgattgattttgacattccatataataaattattgatAGTATACAATTGTATTATCATCCATTAACCAGAAGTTCTTGGATTGATAAATAAGATGATTCTTGAACCAAACAACCAGATGATTCTAACATTAATTCAAGAATTCTTATGTGTTAATATATAATATGGCTATCAATAGTTCAATTGGGCCGAATCCCTATATTTTATGCAATGAAAAGTAATTATAAACGTGTGTCCACGACTCGCTACCTGATGTTTGCGAAGATATTTACTGAGAATAATTTTCAGAATATACAATCAGTAAAAatggtttatttgattaattatcaAATGCCTCCAATCAACTAATAGACCATAGATTTTGAAACTAATGCGTCATATTTTGGGATGTGATATGTTGCCTGCAACAATTATTGTAAATAGCATCCCAACTAATTATTATTAACTTTTGGCTTTGAGCCAAGTTTTATGGGTTAAAAATTATTGATTGTGCGTTAAATGCATACAAAAAATCTCCCGAAGAGACTGAAGACATGCATGTTGGAAATACTTTTGATTCTTATGATTTAGTATTTCGAATCAATAACAATGAGATTTTTATGACGCGATTTCTCaaatgttatttaagttaaacaatgttttccaacATTGAGGGGGAGGAACGTAGAAGCTAAATTTATATCAATGAGAATGTATTGTCTTTAAACTATAAAATAAACCTGATGTTCAAAGTTAATTTTTAAATACATTGTTTGATGTAATGTGTTTATAGATGAGATATATTAGCTATTGTAATTGTTCTAGTTGAACAAATTTTGTTTTCTCATTTTTTAATTGGTTTTAAATCTAAACCAATAACCCCTActcaaaagaataaaaaaataactaaaatgtcAAAATTAAGGAGGCTGATTATCTTTAAGAGATCATGACATAAATAATAGTAAAACCCTATAAGAGGTTTAagtatttgaaaattatgatatCAATGTCCCTGAAGGACCATCTCACTTGCAAGTAACTCTGAAATACGCCAGAAACATGGTCGACCAATTAGTTCAAAGATATTGTatcttgagagaaaaatatgtATGAAACAAAAAGATCAAAAAAACTCAAGAAGAagtgatttgaaaaaaaatcgatcaaattaaataaagataacGTTATTCTTGAAGAATACTTATGAAATCTTAGTATGATAACAATGGGTTTTCGTACGACAAAGTGATatgaatatcataaaatataagTCCCTCTTGTAGCATGAAGTTTTTCATAAAGACTTGAAATTGTATATGAGAAGCCAGTTATATTGTCATGGGTGTGTTGGCTAAGTATTTATATGATTTAGAAAATCTCTGAAAGATTTTAAGTgtcaaatcaaattaaattcaacATCCATGACCATATTTTCGATAAAGCTACATAAGTCAATAAAtggattaaataataataatccagACACATATTATACAATCGGCTTAGTACTTCATAATAGTTTACTGAAGTTATCAAGTATTTGAAATATAAACATGAGATGAAAACTTTCAATATATGAAGTTTTCTTTTGAGCCATAGATTATATATTTACCAGAAAAAATATATGTTAATTAGTCATAGTACACAACAAAGtacttaaaatatatttaaatggaTATATTATATCCATTAATGAATGTTTGGTCATTCAAATGATCAAAAGATTTTTAGTCCTGAAGTACTTTATATAAGCATAAATCATAATGTAGCGAATATTTTCATATGGACATTGTCGATataaaactttgaaaaaaaaaacatacaatATCAGGCAACGACTTAAAGATTTCAACTGATTCTTGCAACAGGGGGAGTAGTTCTTATGATATAATCATCTAAGGGGGAGTGTTATATATCAATGATATTTAGGTGATTGATTTAAGGGCAAATTATCATAAAATCCCTAAATCCAAATTAAAATATGTCCTCAGTCCCTGTGTCAGGAAAACTTCATTTAAACTCCCTGACATCATAGTTTTATGCATAATCAATCCCTAGACATCCAAAATGACATAAATAACCTTAtcttatcataataaaataaattttcctcaCTGGCCCACAAATGCCATGGATTCCCACCACCACAATCTCTTTTTACCACCACACCAATTTCCTCGAAATGGGATTTTTTGGGGTCAAATCATCACCATAAAAATCCGATGAACCAGGGCACAAAACATTTGGAAATCCAATCTAAAATAACTCTAAATCCgaagaaaaatatataaaatagagAAAGCTTAACAATGTTGAAATTCTCATGGATCTTCAAAGGGCCACTTCAGAAAAAGCATGAAAAACATAAGCATCAAAAAATTTGCAAAGTGGAGATAATGACAATTAATTTTGGTAAAGAGAACGAAGGGAATTCAATTTTTCAGTAATTTTATGTTGTCTCGCATTAAAGCTGGATGAAATTAATTGGAGAATCGGAGGCTTCAAGATATTcttctaaaaaatttaaaatcttggaaAAGTTTTGATATTGTGATTTAATATGTATTAGTTTTGAGTGAATTGTTGTTATATTGTATAAGATTttccataaataatttaattgtatTTTTTCGGCACTTAGCAAACATTTATCCAGATGATTATCATTTCACGAAAGCATTGAAATTCAAATGTTGAGTAATTGCAAGATTGAAATATTTAGTTGAATTGATCGATGAAAATTATTTAAACGAATAATACTGATCATTTTGAGTAAGATTATCCCGAAATTTGCATATTTGTATCAATTATGGTGTTTTAAGTGTTGTTTAAGTGATAGATTAAAATCacgataaaaattatttcttacCTCTTATACTCGTTATGCTCGATCGACGATATATAGTACCCAAATCATGTGTACA
Proteins encoded:
- the LOC140883556 gene encoding uncharacterized protein isoform X3, encoding MGCSSTSPVFDQNTDFCNTGSGLNLCKGLYSCKEVTGIGLEPNAPISTCCVYDPTIVLGSRNDLDLPKLQCSSYSGIYGFGGDEGDPMKWQYGILLQYNDSYFSNGCKNCEDSGGFCGFSGVNESFACICQNGKKSPINCHGRGYGWSGTWRHKIQTKLSIGGFLLLLSISFI
- the LOC140883556 gene encoding uncharacterized protein isoform X2 — its product is MSTCSSMQNSGSFILDRASPFTVTEENIFVLMGCSSTSPVFDQNTDFCNTGSGLNLCKGLYSCKEVTGIGLEPNAPISTCCVYDPTIVLGSRNDLDLPKLQCSSYSGIYGFGGDEGDPMKWQYGILLQYNDSYFSNGCKNCEDSGGFCGFSGVNESFACICQNGKKSPINCHGRGYGWSGTWRHKIQTKLSIGGFLLLLSISFI
- the LOC140883556 gene encoding uncharacterized protein isoform X1, whose translation is MLFYTKSWPFIAHLLLLFIVFVYPLHAIPSIIPLNGTCQDKCGNISVNFPFGSSFGCGHPAFARYIKCSSSGTLEFSTGTGIYSISSIDYSSNTLTISDPFMSTCSSMQNSGSFILDRASPFTVTEENIFVLMGCSSTSPVFDQNTDFCNTGSGLNLCKGLYSCKEVTGIGLEPNAPISTCCVYDPTIVLGSRNDLDLPKLQCSSYSGIYGFGGDEGDPMKWQYGILLQYNDSYFSNGCKNCEDSGGFCGFSGVNESFACICQNGKKSPINCHGRGYGWSGTWRHKIQTKLSIGGFLLLLSISFI